Part of the Kosmotoga arenicorallina S304 genome is shown below.
CATCAACCTCCCATAGCAGCAGCCATGATATTTTCCTGGTTTATATTTTCGCCTTCAAGAATGGCTTTTTGTACACCTCTATGCATAACTAAAACCCTATCACTCATGCTTACAACTTCAGGAAGTTCAGAAGAGATCATTATTATACCAACTCCCTGGTTTGCAAGCTCGTTCATAAGTCTGTAGACCTCTACTTTAGCGCCAACGTCTATACCTCTTGTCGGTTCTGCGAAGATTATCAATTTTGGTTTTCTAACAAGTCCTTTAGCCAAAACAACTTTTTGCTGATTGCCGCCTGAGAGATTTTTCACTTTTTGACTCAACGTAGGTGTCTTTATGTTAAGCATTTTGACAAGATTTCCTGAAATTTTACGCCCTTCTTTCCACTTTATGTGACCCAATTTTGCTACGAACTTTGTATTTGGCAGGATGATATTTTTCATGACGCTTAACAGCAAAACTAATCCCTGGCTTTTTCTGTCCTCGGGTATTAACAGAATGCCTCTTTCAAGAGAAATATCAGGTCTTGATGGTAATGGGAACTCCTCGCCATCCAGCAGAGCCTTCTTGGAATGGGCCTTTATACCTCCATAAATGGCAAGAGCAACCTCACTTTTCCCGCATCCTACGAGACCAGCAATCCCGAGAATTTCTCCTTTTCTTACACTGAATGAGAGCTTATCTACATATCCTGGAACTGATAATTCTTCGACTTCAAAGGCAGTCACATCAGTGACCTTGTTTTCCTTGGGATACATGTCTTCTATATTTCTACCAACAACATCTGATATAAGGCGATTTTTGTCATATTGCTCAATTTTTCCAGTAGAAATGAGCTTTCCATCTCTGAGCACCGTAACAGAATCAGCGATTTCAAAAACTTCTTCAAGTCTGTGGGAGATGAAAATTATTGAAACTCCCTGTTCTTTGAGTCCTCTCATAAGTGAAAAAAGCTGTTCTGCTTCATGTTCGGTGATAGTAGCTGTCGGTTCATCCATAACGATTACCTTTGCATTGGTGGCCATGGCTTTTGCAATTTCAACCAATTGTTTTTCTGATACGTTTAGATTCTTCACCTTTTCTCTTGCAGAAATGGGAAAGTTTAATCTGTTCAATAATTTTTCAGCTCTTTCAATGAGTACTCCTTTCCTGAGATTCCACCAGTTTCTGTTTTCCTTTCCCAGATATATATTTTCAGCAACACTAAGCTCCTCAACTAGATTTAGTTCCTGATATATAACCGAAATACCCTTTTCAATAGCATGAATAGGGTTGGAAAAAGTTACATATTCTCCATTTAGGAAAATCTTACCCTCATCAGGCTTATGGACACCGCTCAAAATCTTTATCAAAGTTGATTTTCCTGCACCATTTTCACCTACAAGGGCGTGAACCTCTTCTTTTTTCATGCTGAAATTCACTTTATCCAGAGCAAGAACCCCGGGGAATGTTTTGGTTATCTTTTCCATTTTCAAAATAACTCCGGACTCATTCACGAGAACTCCCCCTAATTACCAATTCCGTCTTCAGCAAAACGCTATCTCGTTTTTTATAATTCAAGCTATCCATCAACAATTGCGCGGCAACTTCTCCCATCATATAGTAATCCTGCCTTACGGTTGTTAATGGCGGATTGGTCATCTTCGAAAAAAGCACATCGTCAAAACCCGTAATAGACACATCATCAGGTATCTTATATCGCATTCTTTGAAGTTCGGTAAGTACCCCAAAGGCTATCATATCGTTGCCACAAACAATGGCGTCGGGAATTCTTTTTAGCTTTCTGAGCATATCTATGCCGCTGTTGAAAGTATATGTGCCGAAAAGAATCTCATACTCCACATTTTCCTGTTGCCGAACCATCACATCTCTGAAAGCTCGCAGACGCTCTTTGCCCGAATAAGTGTGAGGGTCTCCGCTCAAAAAGGCGAAAGATTTGTGGTTGGTATCAAGAAGATAGCGCATGAGCTGGCTCATACCTGAATAATTGTCAGAAGCCACCGAAGAAACATCCTTTTTCTTTATTATGTCATCTATAACAACAACAGGTATTCCAAGCCTCTCAATTTTTTCCAGGTAAGGCGTCTGAGATTCTAAAGGGATAGTCATCAACCCATCCACTTTGTGAGAAAAAAGCACATTTAGAAGTTCATCTTCTCTTTCTGCTATTCCAGAGGAACTACAGAGCAAGATAGTATAGCCGAATTTCCTTAGAAAGTCTTCAGCACCTTTTACAATTGCTGAAAAAAAGGGATTTTCAATATCAGGAATGAGGAAGCCTATGGTGTTTGTTTTTCCTTTCCGCAGCCCCCTGGCAATTCGATTTGGTTGATACTTGAGTTTACCCGCAGCTTCCAAAACTCTTTTAGAGAGCTCAGGGCTTACATAAGAATTGCCATTTAAGACTCTTGAAACAGTAGCAATGGAAACCCCGGCAATCCGGGCTATGTCTTTGATACCGGGATGCTTTTGCACGTTCATACCTCCAGTAAACGTTTACGTAAACGTTTACATCAACAATTAAAGCATAAAAGTAGTATAAATTCAAAAAATCAATAAACCGATTGAACTAAGCTGTGGGAAACTTATACATATCTATTCACGGTTATACGCGTTAAACTCGTCAGGAGATTTATATCTTTTTGAAAGGGTGGCTAAAAGCTGGTAAAACCTCTCACATTCAATTCTTGAAGGAGATTTTCCGGCGTATTTTGTTTTTACATAAATTTCTGTTAGTTCTTTAAAAGTAGCCTCTCCCTTTTCCAGAGTTAGAAGTTCATATGGGGTAAGGTTATGCAAACCGGGGAAGAATTTTCTTCTGAGCCACCAGTAAGCTGCAAGGATATATTCTTTTGAAATATGCAAATCAGGGAATCTATCCAGTGGTAAGAGCTCAATTTCCTCAGGTATCTTCTCCTCTTTCTCTTCTGATGTTTCAACTGCAACTTTTTTCATAAGCTTTATAAGAGCAAATGTCATAAAAATAACAATGCCTGAAGCAGCTATTAGCAACATCCATTCAATGCTCTGGGCAAAGAATCCGTTATCTGTGCTTGCTGAACCTGTCGAAGATGCTATCTCAGAAATAACGCCTGAAATACCATCACTAGCTTTTCCGGAAAATTGGGGACCTATACCCGTTCCCAAAGCAGTTGGTTTGTTTTCGGTCTGGTTAAGAAGCAAGAATATAGAGCTGAAAGAGGCTATTACAAGGGTAAAAATCACGATCCCTAAAATGAGAATTTTAGAGAATCCGCTAAATGCCTTTACTCTTATTATCATGTACAACATAGAAATAGCACCGAATATCAGCAAAAAAATCAGCAGAAAATCAGGAATAAAAAGGGATTTATCAGATAAAGCTTCATCGATATTAGAAGCTGATGGATTCAAATCTATCAGCTTATTTGAAGGTATTTCAATCGGAGCGTTTTCTTTAAGTTCAGTTGCATATGGTGTTTCCGCTGTTGTTATTTTTATATCCAGAAGAGAGCTCGCAGTATTTAACTCTAATCCATTTGAAGATAAGAGAATTATGGCAGTTATTAGCGAAAAAGAAATGAGAGATAGAACAGGAACCCTTAGGCTCCTTGTAAAAAGCCACAGCAAAACGATAATGGCAAAAAACACAGCGTCAGCACCGCTGAATCCACCAAAGGAAAGGCTCACTCCAAAAAGGACAATGCCGATAACAGCCGTTCGAATTTCCATGGAAAGAGAGAGCAATATAGCCGAGTAAACCACAAAAAAGTATAATGAACTTCCAAAGTCAAGCTGCCGTGTAGCCATAGATACGAAGATACTGAAAAAGAGTAAAAATGGCAGCATAATAAAAGATGAGCACCCATCTCTAATTCTTGTCGCATATATCATGAATAGCACAACAGCAAGAATAATAGAAGTACCTATCAGGCTAAAATCCCTGGCAGAAACGTAAATCACCGCTAAAGAGGCGTAAAGGAATGATACAGAATCACTTAACTTCTTCAATTTCCCTCACCACCTCTTGCAGGGACTGGTTATCTCTGACTATCCTCACCAATATCTGTTCCTTTTCTAATAAAGCCGCTTTTTCTTTCAGCCGTTTCATATCTACTGGCAACAGCTCAAAAGATCTGCCCGGTTTATACCGTGGGTCCCTGTAACCATAGGGCATAATCAACACCAACACCCTTGCACACTTAGAACGAGCTTTCAAAAGGACAGGAAGGATAGAGTCAGTAAGATAAAGCGAAAAAATCACCAGTGTTGTCTCTGGAGTGAGTTTTTCTGTATCTTCAAGCAGAACGCTCGAAAGTTCCTCACCAGTATCCGTACCCTCAGCTATTGCAAGAAGTTCTACCGTTTCTACCCAATCTTTAGCGTATTCAGCTTTGAGCACTTCTTTTCCCACAACCACGAGATCTATTCTGTTACCCCTTTCATGACTCCAGCGGATTAAGGAAGATGCCGCCAATATCGCTTGCTCTTCATAATTCTTTCGCATCTGAGACCACACGGCTCGTGCGAAAACTTCTTCGCTGAGGTTGAGATCTAAATAAAGAATCGTCTTGCTTATGGCTGTGAAGTTGAATTCCTTTGTGTAGAGCTCCTTCATTTTTGCAGATATCTTCCAGTGTATTCGATTCATGGGATCGAAGGAATATTTTCTTATGCCTTTAATATGAGTGGGGTCTTCAAGTAATTGAAAATCGCTTTTTGAACCCGGAAGGAGTTCTCTGAGCAT
Proteins encoded:
- a CDS encoding LacI family DNA-binding transcriptional regulator; the encoded protein is MQKHPGIKDIARIAGVSIATVSRVLNGNSYVSPELSKRVLEAAGKLKYQPNRIARGLRKGKTNTIGFLIPDIENPFFSAIVKGAEDFLRKFGYTILLCSSSGIAEREDELLNVLFSHKVDGLMTIPLESQTPYLEKIERLGIPVVVIDDIIKKKDVSSVASDNYSGMSQLMRYLLDTNHKSFAFLSGDPHTYSGKERLRAFRDVMVRQQENVEYEILFGTYTFNSGIDMLRKLKRIPDAIVCGNDMIAFGVLTELQRMRYKIPDDVSITGFDDVLFSKMTNPPLTTVRQDYYMMGEVAAQLLMDSLNYKKRDSVLLKTELVIRGSSRE
- a CDS encoding DUF58 domain-containing protein, encoding MAKLSVKSIRSDKKPLLFLTMLGIIWIGFQINIFSLIIAVLSAVLWLEYFITGYFLRKTNIDRTLNRNRAFTDQPIKLRYTLKSFFPGILEIEFVTLIEKATSVSAMKAQRLLLKPGQPLSISTELVFSRRGKKDVSSCSIAYKDPLGFFKRWVVYSNPEEVLILPKLMEFESFPLMLRELLPGSKSDFQLLEDPTHIKGIRKYSFDPMNRIHWKISAKMKELYTKEFNFTAISKTILYLDLNLSEEVFARAVWSQMRKNYEEQAILAASSLIRWSHERGNRIDLVVVGKEVLKAEYAKDWVETVELLAIAEGTDTGEELSSVLLEDTEKLTPETTLVIFSLYLTDSILPVLLKARSKCARVLVLIMPYGYRDPRYKPGRSFELLPVDMKRLKEKAALLEKEQILVRIVRDNQSLQEVVREIEEVK
- a CDS encoding sugar ABC transporter ATP-binding protein, which produces MNESGVILKMEKITKTFPGVLALDKVNFSMKKEEVHALVGENGAGKSTLIKILSGVHKPDEGKIFLNGEYVTFSNPIHAIEKGISVIYQELNLVEELSVAENIYLGKENRNWWNLRKGVLIERAEKLLNRLNFPISAREKVKNLNVSEKQLVEIAKAMATNAKVIVMDEPTATITEHEAEQLFSLMRGLKEQGVSIIFISHRLEEVFEIADSVTVLRDGKLISTGKIEQYDKNRLISDVVGRNIEDMYPKENKVTDVTAFEVEELSVPGYVDKLSFSVRKGEILGIAGLVGCGKSEVALAIYGGIKAHSKKALLDGEEFPLPSRPDISLERGILLIPEDRKSQGLVLLLSVMKNIILPNTKFVAKLGHIKWKEGRKISGNLVKMLNIKTPTLSQKVKNLSGGNQQKVVLAKGLVRKPKLIIFAEPTRGIDVGAKVEVYRLMNELANQGVGIIMISSELPEVVSMSDRVLVMHRGVQKAILEGENINQENIMAAAMGG